From one Dyella sp. 2HG41-7 genomic stretch:
- the lspA gene encoding signal peptidase II produces the protein MHPKPNALPWLSFSLLVILLDQLTKWWAVTALQPPGSPHAVIPGLLNWTLAFNTGAAFSFLAQSSGWQRWFFVLLAAVITVALVIWLARTARREWRTALPLSLVIGGALGNVIDRLHASQVTDFIQVYYRDWYYPTFNVADCGICVGAVLLILFGLRPASGK, from the coding sequence ATGCATCCCAAACCCAACGCTCTCCCCTGGCTGTCGTTTTCCTTGTTGGTGATCCTTCTCGATCAGCTCACCAAATGGTGGGCAGTGACCGCATTGCAGCCTCCTGGATCGCCGCACGCGGTGATACCTGGCTTGCTCAATTGGACACTGGCGTTCAACACCGGCGCGGCTTTCAGTTTTCTCGCGCAAAGCAGCGGCTGGCAGCGCTGGTTTTTCGTGTTGCTCGCGGCGGTCATCACTGTGGCGCTGGTGATTTGGCTGGCGCGCACTGCACGGCGCGAATGGCGCACAGCGCTGCCGCTGTCGTTGGTGATCGGCGGCGCGCTTGGCAACGTGATCGATCGTTTGCACGCATCGCAGGTCACCGATTTCATCCAGGTGTATTACCGCGACTGGTATTACCCCACGTTCAATGTGGCTGACTGCGGCATCTGCGTCGGCGCCGTGCTATTGATCCTGTTCGGTTTGCGACCCGCATCAGGGAAGTGA